A stretch of the Halomonas sp. CH40 genome encodes the following:
- the ubiD gene encoding 4-hydroxy-3-polyprenylbenzoate decarboxylase encodes MKYHDLREFIAALEEKGELKRISVEVDPYLEVTEICDRTLRAGGPALLFENVKGHAMPLLGNLFGTPKRVALGMGEDSVEALQEVGKLLAFLKEPDPPKGFKDAWSKLPIFKQVLSMGPKVVRRAPVQEVVYEGDDVNLDQLPIQHCWPGDAAPLVTWALVVTKGPHKKRQNLGIYRQQKIGRNRLIMRWLSHRGGALDFQEFQKAHPGEPFPVAVALGADPATILGAVTPVPDTLSEYAFAGLLRGSRTELVKCGHAELEVPASAEIILEGFIYPDDMAPEGPFGDHTGYYNEVSHFPVFTVTRMTMRRDAIYHSTYTGRPPDEPAILGVALNEVFVPILRKQFPEIVDFYLPPEGCSYRMAVVTMKKQYPGHAKRVMMGVWSFLRQFMYTKFVIVLDDDVDARKWEDVIWAMTTRMDPARDTVTVENTPIDYLDFASPVAGLGSKMGWDATNKWPGETDREWGQPITMDEEVKTRVDERWESFGIGIPLPDARKGSE; translated from the coding sequence GTGAAATACCACGATTTACGTGAATTCATCGCTGCGCTGGAAGAGAAGGGAGAACTCAAGCGTATCAGCGTGGAAGTTGACCCTTATCTGGAAGTGACCGAAATCTGTGACCGCACCCTGCGTGCCGGCGGCCCGGCGCTATTGTTTGAAAACGTCAAGGGCCACGCCATGCCGCTTTTGGGCAACCTGTTTGGCACGCCCAAACGGGTAGCATTGGGCATGGGGGAAGATTCAGTGGAAGCCTTGCAGGAAGTGGGCAAGCTGCTGGCGTTTCTGAAAGAACCTGACCCGCCCAAGGGCTTCAAGGATGCCTGGTCGAAGCTGCCCATCTTCAAGCAGGTGTTGAGCATGGGCCCCAAGGTGGTCAGGCGTGCCCCGGTGCAGGAGGTGGTCTATGAAGGTGACGATGTCAACCTTGATCAGCTGCCTATCCAGCACTGCTGGCCGGGCGATGCCGCCCCGCTGGTGACCTGGGCGCTGGTAGTGACTAAGGGACCGCACAAAAAACGCCAGAATCTGGGCATCTATCGGCAGCAGAAAATTGGCCGTAATCGCCTGATCATGCGCTGGCTTTCCCATCGCGGCGGCGCGCTGGACTTCCAAGAATTTCAGAAAGCCCATCCGGGTGAGCCTTTCCCTGTGGCAGTGGCGCTGGGCGCCGATCCGGCGACCATACTGGGCGCCGTGACGCCGGTGCCGGATACGCTGTCTGAATACGCCTTTGCTGGCCTGCTGCGCGGTTCGCGCACTGAGCTGGTCAAGTGCGGCCACGCTGAGCTTGAAGTACCCGCCTCGGCGGAAATTATTCTGGAAGGCTTTATCTACCCGGATGATATGGCGCCAGAAGGGCCCTTTGGCGATCACACCGGTTACTACAATGAAGTCAGCCACTTCCCGGTGTTTACCGTTACCCGCATGACCATGCGCCGGGATGCCATCTATCATTCTACCTATACCGGTCGCCCGCCGGATGAACCGGCGATTCTTGGCGTGGCCCTGAACGAAGTCTTCGTGCCGATCCTGCGCAAGCAGTTTCCGGAAATCGTCGATTTCTACCTGCCGCCGGAAGGCTGTTCCTACCGCATGGCGGTGGTGACCATGAAGAAGCAGTATCCCGGTCATGCCAAGCGGGTGATGATGGGCGTGTGGAGTTTTCTGCGCCAGTTCATGTATACCAAGTTTGTCATTGTCCTTGATGATGACGTCGATGCTCGCAAATGGGAGGATGTGATCTGGGCGATGACCACCCGCATGGACCCCGCAAGGGATACGGTGACAGTGGAAAATACGCCTATCGATTATCTGGATTTTGCTTCGCCAGTGGCGGGCCTGGGGTCCAAGATGGGTTGGGATGCCACCAACAAATGGCCGGGTGAAACCGACCGTGAGTGGGGCCAGCCCATCACCATGGATGAAGAGGTCAAAACCCGGGTGGATGAGCGCTGGGAAAGTTTCGGGATTGGCATTCCACTGCCTGACGCCCGCAAAGGAAGCGAATAA